Proteins encoded by one window of Deltaproteobacteria bacterium:
- a CDS encoding serine hydroxymethyltransferase, translating into MDFPHLQKQDPEVYELVKQEEQKQQYKLSMIPSENFSSPAVREALASVFVHKYAEGYPRKRYYEGNQFADSLEELCQKRARQAFSLPDDWHVNVQPLAGANSNLAVYNALLEPGDTILSMYLPDGGHLSHGWSFPEQDEQGLGGQVEQSIYLGGKRKISIVSKIFKVVQYKVEPDTRLFDYKKLMAIAKEYRPKIIISGGTAYPREIDYNALHSIAKEVGAYYLADIAHEAGLIAAGANKSPVGKADVVTFTTHKTIRGPRGAVILCRGDLADKIDFGVFPGLQGGPFEHTIAALAVCFKEACTPAFKEYAFQVVKNAQRLAQRFMEKGYDVVSGGTDKHLVLIDMRSKNLSGRNPAKALDRAGIIMNRNSVPNETGSPMNPSGLRMGTPTITTRGMKEPEMDQIAEWVDRVIKLVTPACELKPAEFEENIKNITELDGIAAEVKSLCRKYPLDI; encoded by the coding sequence ATGGATTTTCCACATTTGCAGAAACAAGATCCCGAAGTTTATGAACTGGTCAAACAGGAGGAGCAAAAACAACAATACAAACTGTCGATGATCCCTTCCGAAAACTTTTCTTCTCCGGCAGTGCGGGAGGCTTTGGCGTCAGTCTTTGTACATAAATATGCTGAGGGATATCCCCGTAAAAGATATTATGAGGGAAATCAGTTCGCAGATAGTCTTGAGGAACTTTGCCAGAAGAGAGCACGGCAGGCATTTTCTCTTCCGGATGATTGGCATGTGAATGTGCAGCCACTTGCAGGAGCTAATTCTAATCTGGCCGTTTATAATGCTCTTCTGGAGCCGGGCGACACTATTCTGAGCATGTATCTGCCGGATGGCGGACACTTATCGCACGGCTGGTCATTTCCCGAGCAGGATGAACAGGGATTAGGAGGACAGGTTGAGCAATCGATTTATTTAGGAGGGAAGAGAAAGATCAGCATTGTTTCGAAAATATTTAAAGTGGTACAGTACAAAGTAGAGCCTGATACAAGACTCTTTGACTATAAAAAGCTTATGGCAATTGCGAAAGAATATCGTCCGAAAATAATTATTTCAGGGGGTACGGCATACCCGCGCGAGATTGATTATAATGCCCTTCATTCTATCGCGAAAGAAGTAGGCGCTTATTATCTTGCCGATATCGCCCATGAGGCCGGCCTCATTGCAGCCGGTGCTAATAAATCGCCGGTAGGAAAGGCGGATGTTGTAACTTTTACCACGCATAAGACCATCCGTGGACCGCGTGGAGCGGTTATTTTATGCAGAGGCGATCTGGCGGATAAAATTGATTTTGGCGTTTTCCCGGGATTGCAGGGTGGCCCTTTCGAGCACACAATCGCTGCTCTTGCAGTTTGTTTTAAAGAGGCATGTACCCCGGCATTTAAGGAATACGCCTTTCAGGTAGTGAAAAATGCGCAGAGATTGGCCCAGAGGTTCATGGAAAAAGGCTATGACGTCGTTTCCGGTGGAACTGATAAACACCTCGTATTGATTGATATGAGAAGCAAAAATCTTTCAGGCCGTAATCCTGCTAAAGCCCTGGACCGGGCAGGTATCATCATGAATCGTAATTCTGTTCCGAATGAGACGGGATCGCCAATGAATCCATCAGGATTACGTATGGGTACACCAACCATCACGACCCGCGGTATGAAGGAACCGGAAATGGATCAGATTGCGGAGTGGGTTGACCGTGTGATTAAACTCGTTACACCTGCCTGCGAACTGAAACCCGCTGAATTTGAGGAAAACATCAAGAATATTACGGAGCTGGATGGTATAGCCGCAGAAGTGAAATCACTTTGCCGGAAGTATCCGCTGGATATTTGA